One Paraburkholderia aromaticivorans genomic region harbors:
- a CDS encoding glycosyltransferase WbuB, whose product MKILIYGINYAPELTGVGKYTAEMAGLLASRGHDVRVVCAPPYYPDWRVGEGYASWRYQHETRDGVAIWRAPLWVPARPSGLKRMLHLATFAATSLPLLVRQVLWRPHAVMLIAPTLMCAPGSLMLARLTRARAWLHIQDYEVDAAFDLGLLKSPFAARVARWLESALLRRFDAVSSITRQMSARATTKGVDVSRVVCLPNWVDVSTIFPLTRPSEFRRMLGIPADQKVVLYSGNMGAKQGIETLADAAVALAARTDLTFVFCGSGAAKENLRERCSGLTNCVFLPLQPLDRLNELLNLADIHVLPQRGDAADLVMPSKLTGMFASGRATVAMARRGTALYEAVAPRGVVVPPDNLKALTAAITVLANDAERRTALGKAARSYAERALSPESTIRTFEERLAMLLREAGGKRGKGGTPSFGARPSGAAARRRRKPATAEEAAPD is encoded by the coding sequence ATGAAGATACTGATCTACGGCATCAACTATGCGCCTGAGCTGACGGGAGTGGGCAAGTACACGGCGGAAATGGCCGGGCTGCTGGCGAGCCGCGGACATGACGTGCGCGTGGTGTGCGCGCCGCCGTACTACCCGGACTGGCGTGTCGGTGAGGGCTACGCGTCGTGGCGCTATCAGCACGAGACGCGCGACGGCGTGGCGATCTGGCGCGCGCCGCTCTGGGTGCCCGCGCGTCCGAGCGGCCTGAAGCGCATGCTGCATCTGGCGACCTTCGCGGCGACCTCGCTGCCGCTGCTCGTACGGCAGGTGCTGTGGCGCCCGCACGCGGTCATGCTGATCGCACCGACCTTGATGTGCGCGCCGGGCTCGCTGATGCTCGCACGCCTCACGCGCGCGCGCGCCTGGCTGCATATTCAGGACTACGAGGTCGATGCGGCATTCGATCTGGGCTTGCTGAAAAGCCCATTTGCGGCCCGCGTGGCACGCTGGCTGGAAAGCGCTTTGTTGCGGCGCTTCGACGCGGTGTCCTCGATCACGCGGCAGATGAGCGCGCGCGCGACGACCAAGGGCGTCGACGTGTCACGCGTTGTCTGCCTGCCCAATTGGGTCGACGTGTCGACGATCTTTCCGCTTACGCGGCCGAGCGAATTCCGGCGCATGCTGGGGATTCCTGCCGACCAGAAAGTGGTTCTGTACTCCGGCAACATGGGCGCGAAGCAGGGCATCGAAACGCTCGCCGATGCGGCGGTCGCGCTCGCCGCGCGCACGGACCTCACCTTCGTGTTCTGCGGCAGCGGCGCCGCGAAAGAGAATCTGCGCGAACGCTGCTCGGGATTGACGAATTGCGTGTTCCTGCCGCTGCAACCGTTGGACCGCCTGAACGAACTGCTCAACCTCGCCGATATTCACGTGCTGCCGCAACGCGGCGACGCGGCGGATCTGGTCATGCCGTCCAAACTCACCGGCATGTTCGCGAGCGGACGCGCGACCGTGGCGATGGCGCGTCGCGGCACGGCGCTCTACGAAGCCGTGGCGCCGCGCGGCGTGGTCGTGCCGCCGGACAACCTGAAGGCGCTGACGGCGGCGATCACGGTGCTGGCCAACGACGCGGAACGACGCACGGCACTCGGCAAAGCGGCGCGCAGTTATGCGGAGCGCGCGCTCTCGCCGGAGTCGACGATTCGCACCTTCGAGGAGCGGCTCGCGATGCTGTTGCGTGAGGCGGGAGGTAAACGCGGCAAAGGCGGCACGCCGTCTTTCGGCGCGCGGCCTTCAGGTGCTGCGGCGAGGCGCCGGCGAAAACCGGCTACCGCGGAGGAAGCCGCGCCGGATTGA
- a CDS encoding putative colanic acid biosynthesis acetyltransferase, with product MGNVADDPHIGRVPQVEGVRENGRVIDLSQAGKGNYQAKRGALIELVWFVLEACVINNKLLPFSGVRVALLRLFGAKIGTGCRFVHPLRVKAPWNLEVGDNSWFGVDVWIYNQTLIRIGSNVCISQGTFLTAGSHDMSTTMDLHVAPIIIEDGVWITSKCVVQMGVTIGRSAVVTPLSVVHRSLEAEGVYGGNPCRFIRKRFDSVT from the coding sequence ATGGGTAACGTAGCCGACGATCCTCACATCGGGCGCGTGCCGCAAGTCGAGGGCGTGCGCGAGAACGGCCGCGTCATCGATCTGTCGCAGGCCGGAAAAGGCAACTATCAGGCGAAGCGCGGCGCGCTGATCGAGCTCGTCTGGTTTGTGCTGGAAGCCTGTGTGATCAACAACAAACTACTGCCGTTCTCCGGTGTGCGTGTTGCGTTGCTGCGTCTCTTCGGCGCGAAGATCGGTACAGGTTGCCGGTTCGTGCATCCGCTGCGCGTGAAGGCGCCGTGGAATCTCGAGGTGGGCGACAACAGCTGGTTCGGCGTCGATGTGTGGATCTATAACCAGACGCTGATTCGCATCGGCTCGAACGTGTGCATTTCTCAGGGCACGTTCCTCACCGCGGGCTCGCACGACATGAGCACCACGATGGATTTGCACGTCGCGCCGATCATCATCGAGGACGGCGTCTGGATCACTTCGAAGTGCGTGGTGCAAATGGGCGTGACGATCGGCCGTTCGGCGGTCGTGACACCTTTGTCGGTCGTGCATCGTTCGCTGGAAGCGGAGGGCGTGTACGGCGGCAATCCGTGCCGTTTTATCAGGAAACGGTTCGATTCCGTGACCTGA
- a CDS encoding FAD-dependent oxidoreductase → MFIDTRTVEQNTVVETTVCIIGGGVAGITLALEMSRAGIDACMLESGGFGPDDATRDLYRGENIGLPYTFADGSRSRYFGGSSNCWGGWCRPLDPWDFEKRDWIPHSGWPFGLDELAPYYARTHELLKLGPQNFDPAYWEREIGRQDVRRLPLATGGMRDTVAQFSPPVRFGKVYREELSHSTRVRVFLHANVLSIDADAQGTTISKLKVGTISGRAISVTARIFVLATGGIENARLLLASNNVQAAGLGNANDLVGRYFMDHPRMMSGKVRFRPGIARNKLYDIKYHYQNVAVSAHGTKISSQFAPKQEWMERERLLNSRVWLYSKWYGEGSAGSEALIRFKEALMGKDQPGRSVKRDIETMIAHPLHTVGFGLTRLLQWPALITDVTLQAIVEAVPNPDSRVTLSADKRDHFGMPRVRVEWRLGEQVQRTFDRTFQLLAQELQMANVADVTLDDPLEGRTWPAKLEGTWHHMGTTRMHDSPREGVVDRDCKVHGISNLYIGGSSVFPTVGANFPTITIAALSLRLAGHLMRQLDVPDAVGNTRAEAANSATMSLQTPPQVDTLPIAASTLTPLMKEQ, encoded by the coding sequence ATGTTCATCGATACGCGTACTGTTGAACAAAACACCGTCGTTGAGACGACGGTTTGCATCATCGGCGGAGGCGTCGCGGGGATTACGCTCGCGCTCGAAATGTCGAGGGCGGGTATCGACGCCTGCATGCTCGAAAGTGGTGGTTTTGGACCTGACGACGCAACCCGCGACCTCTATCGCGGCGAGAACATCGGGCTTCCCTACACGTTTGCGGACGGCTCGCGCAGCCGCTATTTCGGCGGCAGCAGCAACTGCTGGGGCGGCTGGTGCCGCCCGCTCGATCCCTGGGACTTCGAAAAGCGCGACTGGATCCCGCACAGCGGCTGGCCGTTCGGCCTCGACGAACTGGCGCCTTACTATGCGCGCACGCATGAACTGCTGAAGCTCGGCCCGCAGAATTTCGACCCCGCCTACTGGGAGCGCGAGATCGGGCGTCAGGACGTGCGCCGTCTGCCGCTCGCCACCGGTGGCATGCGCGATACCGTTGCGCAGTTCAGCCCGCCGGTTCGCTTTGGCAAGGTGTATCGCGAGGAACTGTCGCACTCGACGCGGGTCCGCGTGTTCCTCCATGCGAACGTGCTCAGTATCGACGCCGACGCGCAGGGCACGACGATTTCCAAACTGAAGGTGGGCACCATCAGCGGCCGCGCGATATCGGTGACCGCGAGAATTTTCGTGCTGGCCACGGGCGGCATCGAGAACGCGCGCCTGCTGCTGGCGTCGAACAACGTGCAGGCCGCCGGGCTCGGCAATGCCAACGATCTGGTCGGCCGCTACTTCATGGATCATCCGCGGATGATGTCGGGCAAGGTGCGCTTCCGTCCGGGCATCGCGCGCAACAAGCTGTACGACATCAAGTACCACTACCAGAATGTGGCGGTGTCGGCGCACGGCACGAAGATCTCGTCCCAGTTCGCGCCGAAGCAGGAGTGGATGGAACGCGAGAGGCTGCTCAATTCACGCGTGTGGCTCTACTCGAAATGGTACGGCGAGGGTAGCGCGGGTTCCGAGGCATTGATCCGCTTCAAGGAAGCGCTGATGGGCAAGGACCAGCCGGGCCGCAGCGTGAAACGCGACATCGAGACCATGATCGCGCACCCGCTGCATACCGTCGGTTTCGGTTTGACGCGGCTGTTGCAATGGCCCGCGTTGATCACCGACGTGACGCTGCAGGCCATCGTCGAAGCGGTGCCCAATCCGGATAGCCGAGTGACCTTGTCGGCCGACAAGCGCGACCACTTCGGCATGCCGCGCGTGCGGGTGGAGTGGCGCCTCGGCGAACAGGTGCAGCGCACTTTCGATAGGACGTTCCAGTTGCTCGCGCAGGAATTGCAGATGGCGAACGTCGCGGACGTCACGCTCGATGACCCGCTCGAAGGCCGGACGTGGCCGGCGAAGCTCGAAGGCACGTGGCACCACATGGGCACCACGCGCATGCACGATTCGCCGCGCGAGGGCGTGGTCGATCGCGATTGCAAGGTGCACGGGATCAGCAATCTGTACATTGGCGGCAGCTCGGTGTTTCCGACTGTCGGCGCCAATTTCCCGACCATCACGATTGCGGCGCTGTCGCTGCGTCTCGCTGGCCATCTGATGCGGCAACTCGATGTGCCGGACGCCGTCGGCAATACGCGAGCCGAAGCGGCGAACAGCGCCACCATGTCGCTTCAGACGCCGCCTCAGGTCGACACGTTGCCGATCGCGGCCTCGACTTTGACGCCGTTGATGAAAGAGCAGTGA
- a CDS encoding glycosyltransferase, translated as MKILHLLASVDPRAGGPVEGVRRSGLAMRDAGHEIEVATCDAPRDAYLASFPFPIHVFGPTKGRYSFSERLAPWLAANAKRFDAVIVHGLWQYHGFAAWKALHKSEVPYYVYVHGMLDPWFKEAYPLKHLKKWLYWPWAEYRVLRDARAVIFTTEEERTRARKSFWLYRAHERIVPFGTTVPQLEAAPLREAFLQAIPSLRGKRIVLFLGRVHAKKGCDLLIDAFARIASRDQTLHLVIAGPDETGWASTLRTQAQAAGIAHRVSLPGMLQGQLKWGAFHASDVFVLPSHQENFGVAVAEALGCGLPALISDKVNVWREIEADGAGMVAADTVDGTEKNLVRWLELDDAARATMRAQAAETFNARFRVETMVSALTALLETRGGHDNARNNDNTLTTLREATQPSR; from the coding sequence ATGAAAATTCTCCACCTGCTTGCAAGCGTCGACCCACGCGCCGGCGGTCCCGTTGAAGGCGTTCGCCGCAGCGGCCTGGCGATGCGCGACGCCGGACACGAGATCGAAGTGGCGACCTGCGATGCCCCCCGCGACGCCTACCTGGCGTCCTTCCCCTTTCCGATCCACGTGTTCGGCCCGACCAAAGGCCGTTACAGCTTCAGCGAACGCCTCGCACCGTGGCTCGCCGCCAACGCGAAGCGCTTCGACGCGGTGATCGTGCACGGCTTGTGGCAATACCACGGCTTCGCGGCATGGAAGGCGCTGCACAAGAGCGAGGTGCCGTACTACGTGTATGTGCACGGCATGCTGGACCCGTGGTTCAAGGAGGCCTACCCGCTCAAGCATCTGAAGAAATGGCTGTATTGGCCGTGGGCCGAATATCGCGTGTTGCGCGACGCACGCGCCGTCATCTTCACGACCGAGGAAGAACGCACGCGCGCACGCAAGTCGTTCTGGCTGTACCGCGCGCATGAACGGATCGTGCCGTTCGGCACCACAGTGCCGCAACTCGAAGCAGCGCCGCTGCGCGAAGCGTTCCTGCAAGCCATACCTAGCCTGCGCGGCAAACGCATCGTGCTGTTTCTCGGCCGCGTCCATGCGAAGAAAGGCTGCGATCTGCTGATCGACGCATTCGCACGCATTGCCAGCCGCGATCAGACGCTGCACCTCGTGATCGCCGGTCCGGACGAAACCGGCTGGGCATCGACGCTGCGCACCCAGGCGCAGGCGGCCGGCATCGCGCATCGCGTGAGTCTGCCGGGCATGCTCCAGGGCCAACTCAAGTGGGGCGCTTTTCATGCGAGCGACGTGTTCGTTCTGCCGTCGCATCAGGAGAATTTTGGCGTGGCGGTGGCCGAGGCGCTCGGCTGCGGATTGCCGGCGCTGATCTCCGATAAAGTCAACGTGTGGCGCGAAATCGAAGCGGACGGCGCGGGGATGGTGGCCGCGGATACCGTCGACGGTACGGAAAAGAATCTGGTGCGCTGGCTCGAACTGGACGACGCGGCTCGCGCGACGATGCGCGCGCAGGCGGCCGAGACCTTCAACGCGCGCTTCCGTGTCGAGACCATGGTCAGCGCGCTAACCGCTCTGCTCGAAACCAGGGGCGGCCACGACAACGCGCGTAACAACGACAACACGCTCACCACACTGCGCGAAGCGACCCAGCCAAGCCGCTGA
- a CDS encoding acyltransferase family protein yields MKLFGGAGPARAGRAIELDFVRGIAIIMVMGFHFHAVHTGNYLIQIIEYPLKSFGREGVNLFFTLSGFLVGGLLLRQYAETGHVDARRFIIRRIFRIWPAYYVLIAFHVLAGRHPWNTFLVQNLTHLQNYLGTSITQTWSLAVEEHFYLVLPALLLMFSRWRLGAWTIVSVLTGICAVVLTARCFAVAGGNLDGAFAYTQYRIDSLLVGVILSAIYWMKPGVYHQLAKRKWLLIFSVVLLCAWLAFATKNLALDESIGYTIQALGFAALIVLVLEYSGSLRTSWIYRGIAWIGLYSYGIYLWHSLALAPGDMLIRKATALGLAPSLIWVVALAAQFAIAIAIGYVTTRAIEYPFLLMRNALFPEKRNSSVREEVPAAAAGGQLS; encoded by the coding sequence ATGAAGTTATTCGGCGGGGCGGGACCCGCAAGAGCCGGACGGGCGATTGAGCTCGACTTCGTCCGCGGCATCGCGATCATCATGGTGATGGGCTTTCACTTTCATGCTGTTCATACCGGCAATTACCTCATCCAGATTATTGAGTATCCGCTGAAGAGTTTCGGCCGCGAAGGCGTGAATCTGTTCTTCACGTTGAGCGGCTTTCTGGTGGGCGGCCTGCTGCTTCGACAGTACGCCGAAACTGGCCATGTCGATGCCCGGCGCTTTATCATCCGGCGGATTTTCCGCATCTGGCCCGCGTATTACGTGCTGATCGCCTTCCATGTGCTGGCCGGACGCCACCCGTGGAATACCTTCCTGGTCCAGAACCTGACGCACTTGCAGAACTATCTGGGCACGTCGATTACGCAGACCTGGAGTCTGGCGGTCGAAGAACATTTTTATCTGGTGCTGCCGGCGCTTCTGCTGATGTTCTCGCGCTGGCGTCTTGGCGCGTGGACGATCGTCAGCGTACTCACCGGCATCTGCGCGGTGGTGCTCACAGCGCGCTGCTTCGCGGTGGCGGGCGGCAATCTCGACGGGGCCTTTGCGTACACGCAATACCGCATCGACAGCCTGCTGGTGGGCGTGATTCTTTCCGCGATCTACTGGATGAAACCCGGCGTCTATCATCAACTCGCGAAGCGCAAGTGGCTGCTGATCTTCAGCGTCGTCCTGCTCTGCGCGTGGCTCGCATTCGCCACCAAGAACCTCGCACTGGACGAAAGCATCGGCTACACGATCCAGGCGCTCGGATTCGCCGCGCTGATCGTGCTGGTGCTCGAATACTCCGGATCGTTGCGTACGTCGTGGATCTATCGCGGCATCGCCTGGATCGGCCTTTATTCGTACGGTATTTACTTGTGGCATTCGCTCGCGCTCGCGCCCGGCGACATGCTGATTCGGAAAGCGACCGCGCTGGGTCTCGCGCCGAGCCTTATCTGGGTCGTCGCGCTCGCGGCGCAGTTTGCGATCGCGATTGCGATCGGCTATGTGACCACGCGTGCCATCGAGTATCCGTTCCTGCTGATGCGCAATGCGCTGTTCCCCGAAAAGCGCAACAGTTCAGTGCGCGAGGAAGTGCCCGCCGCTGCTGCGGGTGGCCAGTTGTCCTGA
- a CDS encoding glycosyltransferase, which yields MATDAMEQDYVLIVEPNLTGHRWRYVEWTMQACAEAGYPCMLVTECANEDHRLARQISAANCPDQQIAFVDPEEQPRNRLPDPNEYWRFHRYFKRVHSIITRMQSIRLVVVPYVDYFFYSLPFLGSPFGKTPWIGITMRSTFHHHKVGIKAPDRPVVNAIKALLFKRAIRTTGLRTLLTIDPTLPEWSARSASKHSAAIAYVADPFPDEHAENPVLARQRLGLDPEQRYLLVYGAITERKGIYELVHALTRLEHAPTLIVAGEQDAGTRHFMRNHVRSLNPAPLVLDAFISNDMERDLFSACDAVWLGYKGHYGMSGVLVQAYRFGKPVIATEDGLIGWFSRRCELGPILSDLSSASIGRAITETMTSWPHAPQATPSAREDLLSRHTLGQFKQTLLQQMA from the coding sequence ATGGCTACCGACGCAATGGAACAAGACTACGTCCTGATCGTGGAACCGAATCTCACCGGCCACCGCTGGCGATACGTCGAGTGGACCATGCAGGCCTGCGCGGAAGCCGGCTATCCGTGCATGCTCGTGACCGAGTGCGCCAACGAAGACCACCGGCTCGCGAGACAGATCAGCGCCGCCAACTGCCCGGACCAGCAGATCGCTTTCGTCGATCCGGAGGAGCAACCCCGCAACCGCCTGCCCGACCCCAACGAATACTGGCGCTTTCACCGCTATTTCAAGCGCGTGCACTCCATCATCACCCGCATGCAGTCGATCCGCCTCGTGGTCGTACCGTATGTCGATTACTTTTTCTATTCGCTGCCGTTCCTCGGCTCGCCTTTCGGCAAGACGCCATGGATCGGCATCACGATGCGCTCGACGTTTCATCATCACAAGGTCGGCATCAAGGCTCCCGATCGTCCGGTCGTCAATGCGATCAAGGCGCTGCTCTTCAAGCGCGCGATCCGGACCACCGGCCTGCGCACGCTGCTGACGATCGATCCGACCTTGCCGGAATGGTCGGCGCGCAGCGCATCGAAGCACAGCGCGGCGATCGCGTACGTGGCCGACCCGTTTCCCGATGAACACGCGGAAAATCCCGTGCTGGCCCGCCAGCGTCTGGGGCTCGATCCCGAGCAGCGCTATCTGCTGGTGTACGGCGCGATCACGGAACGCAAGGGCATCTACGAGCTGGTGCACGCGCTGACGCGTCTCGAGCATGCGCCCACGCTGATCGTCGCCGGCGAGCAGGATGCGGGCACGCGTCATTTCATGCGCAACCATGTGCGCAGCCTCAATCCCGCGCCGCTGGTGCTCGACGCCTTCATTTCCAACGATATGGAGCGCGATCTGTTCTCCGCGTGCGACGCGGTCTGGCTCGGCTATAAGGGGCACTACGGCATGAGCGGCGTGCTGGTGCAAGCGTACCGTTTCGGCAAGCCCGTGATTGCAACGGAAGACGGTTTGATCGGCTGGTTCAGCCGGCGCTGCGAATTGGGGCCGATTCTGAGCGACCTGAGTTCCGCGTCGATCGGCCGTGCGATCACCGAGACCATGACCTCGTGGCCGCATGCGCCTCAAGCCACGCCGTCCGCGCGTGAAGACCTGTTGTCACGGCATACGCTGGGGCAATTCAAGCAGACCTTGCTGCAGCAGATGGCCTGA
- a CDS encoding oligosaccharide flippase family protein, which yields MRAIRLPAFSVAGSFGASAATWVLLQQFVVRGLVAIKFLAIGRMLGPAAIGSVSVALLAVAIAEALSDTGLAQAVIQGEHPPSRSQLGAVWTTLTARGVLISLLLVALAPLLSSQFHLNGSLILIQLAALLPLLRGLASPAYYVVQRERRFQHIAGVEVAASFVDCAAGLALAYFGAGASSVLIGLVAGESLKSTLTWATMKPRPPIRAVWSGIGHYVGFSRWIWASSVINLLLNQFDKVVVGKLLGPAQLGSYQMSSRLAQMLLADAAIAMSQYLFPTFAAHHRRSPQSASRVIKIYLLVIAIGLAAFVAVLRLIAEPLFSLILGAAWLPAVPLFRILVINMAIGALIAVLVAYLRAVGDAKATVHASAIQVVVLLLSAPPAVHYWGVTGIAWSMTLGLGCAAAWMLFRTLTARTP from the coding sequence TTGCGGGCGATCAGGCTTCCGGCGTTCTCGGTGGCGGGCAGCTTCGGCGCGAGTGCGGCGACGTGGGTCCTGCTACAGCAGTTCGTCGTGCGTGGACTTGTAGCGATCAAATTTCTTGCGATTGGCCGGATGCTCGGGCCCGCGGCGATCGGTAGCGTGAGCGTGGCTCTGCTCGCGGTGGCGATTGCCGAAGCGTTGTCCGATACCGGCCTCGCGCAAGCGGTCATTCAAGGCGAACATCCGCCTTCGCGCTCGCAGCTCGGCGCGGTGTGGACGACATTGACGGCGCGAGGCGTGCTCATCTCGCTGCTGCTGGTTGCGCTCGCCCCGTTGCTAAGCAGCCAGTTCCATCTCAACGGTTCGCTGATCCTCATCCAGCTCGCTGCGCTGCTGCCGTTGCTGCGCGGTCTGGCGTCGCCCGCTTATTACGTGGTGCAGCGCGAGCGGCGCTTCCAGCACATCGCGGGCGTGGAGGTGGCGGCGTCGTTCGTCGATTGCGCGGCCGGACTCGCGCTCGCGTATTTCGGCGCCGGCGCATCCTCGGTGCTGATCGGTCTCGTGGCCGGCGAAAGCCTGAAAAGCACGCTGACCTGGGCGACCATGAAACCGCGTCCGCCGATCCGCGCCGTGTGGTCGGGGATCGGCCACTATGTCGGGTTCAGCCGCTGGATCTGGGCCAGCAGCGTGATCAATCTGCTGCTCAATCAGTTCGACAAGGTCGTGGTCGGCAAGCTGCTCGGGCCGGCGCAACTGGGCAGCTATCAGATGTCGTCGCGGCTCGCGCAGATGCTGCTCGCCGACGCCGCGATCGCTATGTCGCAATACCTCTTTCCGACCTTCGCGGCGCATCATCGCCGCAGTCCGCAGTCGGCGTCGCGCGTCATCAAGATCTATCTGCTGGTGATCGCGATCGGACTCGCGGCTTTCGTCGCGGTGCTGAGGCTGATCGCCGAGCCGCTCTTCTCGTTGATTCTCGGCGCGGCATGGCTGCCGGCGGTGCCGCTCTTCAGGATCCTCGTGATCAATATGGCGATCGGCGCGTTGATCGCCGTGCTCGTGGCCTATCTGCGCGCGGTGGGCGACGCGAAGGCGACCGTGCATGCGTCGGCGATTCAGGTCGTGGTGCTGCTGTTGAGCGCGCCGCCCGCCGTGCACTATTGGGGCGTGACAGGCATTGCCTGGTCCATGACGCTCGGCCTTGGCTGCGCCGCCGCGTGGATGCTATTCAGGACGTTGACGGCAAGGACGCCGTGA
- a CDS encoding glycosyltransferase: protein MRVFHLVLAPRLSGAEVLAKDLALDQCAEGMAVCVTSLLPAHADFAPLQNDLESHGVQCFFPERRHRSFIKLCHLFGAVRRFHPDVIFAHATIPSFYARALPLRVPVVYVMHSATNDFERPLFRRIEHVLSGRARMVIGVSEQGVTDYVQAIGPHPSMTVVPNGVDLARFAFTDGGERNGRAPQVVQIGRYAAVKNQLLTVRAFSEVLKHEKDARLVLYGVIEDPDYWRAVIALAKKLGIAERVAVAGPRTDVATVLSESNVFVMPSQSEAHSVAFLEALASGVPIVASKIPAFAFASGFPGVQLVDTGNVQCYAEAVIAALGQARAERSLVGLTLRDTADRYRAIARQVSLAVSAR from the coding sequence ATGCGCGTCTTTCATCTGGTCCTTGCGCCGCGTCTGTCAGGAGCTGAAGTCCTGGCCAAGGACCTCGCGCTCGATCAGTGTGCCGAGGGCATGGCGGTGTGCGTGACTTCGCTGTTGCCGGCGCATGCCGATTTCGCGCCCTTGCAGAACGACCTGGAAAGCCACGGCGTGCAATGCTTCTTTCCAGAGCGGCGGCATCGTTCGTTCATCAAGCTGTGCCATCTGTTCGGCGCGGTGCGGCGTTTTCATCCGGATGTGATCTTTGCACACGCGACCATTCCGTCGTTTTACGCGCGCGCGTTGCCGCTGCGTGTGCCGGTGGTCTACGTCATGCATTCCGCGACCAACGACTTCGAGCGCCCGCTGTTCAGGCGCATCGAACATGTTCTGTCGGGACGCGCCCGGATGGTGATCGGCGTGTCGGAGCAGGGCGTGACGGACTACGTGCAGGCCATCGGGCCGCATCCTTCGATGACCGTCGTGCCGAACGGCGTGGATCTGGCACGCTTCGCGTTCACCGACGGCGGGGAACGCAACGGTCGCGCGCCGCAGGTGGTGCAGATCGGCCGGTACGCGGCAGTGAAAAATCAGCTGCTGACGGTGCGGGCTTTCAGCGAAGTACTCAAGCACGAGAAAGACGCGCGGCTCGTGTTGTACGGCGTGATCGAAGACCCCGACTACTGGCGCGCGGTCATCGCGCTGGCGAAAAAGCTGGGCATCGCGGAGCGTGTCGCGGTGGCGGGCCCGCGCACCGATGTCGCCACCGTGCTGTCGGAGTCGAACGTGTTCGTCATGCCGTCGCAATCCGAGGCGCACAGCGTGGCGTTTCTCGAGGCGCTGGCTTCCGGCGTGCCGATCGTGGCGAGCAAGATTCCGGCTTTCGCTTTCGCGAGCGGATTTCCCGGCGTCCAATTGGTCGATACCGGCAATGTGCAGTGCTATGCCGAGGCGGTGATCGCTGCGCTGGGGCAGGCGCGGGCGGAACGCTCGCTGGTCGGCTTGACCCTCAGGGATACCGCTGACCGCTATCGCGCGATCGCGCGTCAGGTGAGTCTGGCCGTGTCGGCCCGCTAG
- a CDS encoding RNA polymerase sigma factor, which produces MTDVAEAHSSFAADDERETVRRIVAGDRSAFELLMRRHNRRLYRLARATLRDAAEAEDALQAAYLSAYRSIARFRGDATLLTWLSRLVLNECYGRLRREARRQNVIPMVDANTHVDIDAMIAQDSDSPEKAAARAELRTLLERKLDELPEVFRVVFVLRSVEEMSVEETAQCLGIPEATVRSRHFRAKSLLRESLAHEIDLAERDVFEFGGAHCDRVVANVLHRLADEDNQPSTSG; this is translated from the coding sequence ATGACGGACGTCGCTGAAGCACATTCAAGCTTTGCCGCGGACGACGAACGCGAGACAGTCCGCCGCATCGTCGCGGGAGATCGCTCGGCGTTCGAATTGCTGATGCGCCGGCACAACCGGCGCCTGTATCGTCTGGCGCGCGCCACGCTGCGTGACGCGGCGGAAGCCGAAGACGCGCTGCAGGCGGCGTATCTGTCAGCCTACAGATCGATCGCCCGGTTTCGTGGCGATGCCACGCTGCTCACCTGGCTGTCCCGTCTGGTGCTCAACGAATGCTATGGACGCCTGCGCCGGGAAGCTCGCCGTCAGAACGTGATTCCGATGGTGGACGCCAACACTCACGTCGATATCGATGCCATGATCGCGCAAGATTCCGATTCCCCAGAGAAGGCGGCCGCGCGCGCCGAACTGCGAACATTGCTCGAGCGCAAGCTGGACGAACTGCCGGAAGTCTTTCGCGTTGTGTTCGTGCTGCGTTCAGTCGAGGAAATGAGCGTCGAGGAGACCGCGCAATGTCTCGGCATTCCCGAAGCGACGGTGCGCAGCCGGCACTTCCGCGCCAAGAGCCTGCTGCGCGAATCGCTGGCGCACGAGATCGATCTCGCCGAACGCGACGTCTTCGAATTCGGTGGTGCGCATTGCGACCGGGTGGTCGCCAACGTACTGCATCGGCTAGCCGATGAGGACAATCAGCCGTCCACTTCTGGTTGA
- a CDS encoding cupredoxin domain-containing protein, producing the protein MAGVSNAAGKTYLIAIEQMRFDPPVLTVHRGDRVVWVNRDLFPHTASATSKAFDSREIAPNASWTYVARETGSYPYLCTLHATMHGTVIVQ; encoded by the coding sequence TTGGCCGGTGTTTCCAACGCTGCGGGGAAAACCTATCTGATCGCGATCGAGCAGATGCGTTTCGATCCGCCGGTGCTCACCGTGCACCGCGGTGATCGCGTGGTGTGGGTCAACCGGGATCTGTTTCCCCATACGGCGAGCGCCACGTCGAAAGCGTTCGATTCACGCGAAATCGCGCCGAATGCATCGTGGACTTATGTGGCACGGGAGACCGGCAGCTATCCGTATCTGTGCACCCTCCACGCCACGATGCATGGCACAGTGATCGTGCAATGA